Genomic segment of Salvia hispanica cultivar TCC Black 2014 chromosome 2, UniMelb_Shisp_WGS_1.0, whole genome shotgun sequence:
TCATTACCCTTCATTTCCCTTTGTAGGAGTGCGATAACTGGATGTCTTTGGTTCACGAGCAGTAGATGATGCCTGCCATTTACGCtcttaaaatatgaaaacttgCCCCAATATAAAGTGTTTAACATTAAATGACATACATGTTTTACTGTGGTTGGTTTTTCATCGGTTGAAAATCCATTTGTGCGATTCTGGAAAGTCTTGAAAGCTCGTCTGACAATATCCTTATCCCCCATGCTCTCCATTATCAATGACTTCCTGGTCATCGGGATAGCGCCAAGAGACTCTGCAGGACCCAAGCTAAGAGACATGTGCAGCGAGGTTGGAGCTACTTTCTTGCTTTGTCCAACCTGAGAACTCTTTGTTTTTGGGGGTGCCGAATGATTCACCTTCTTTTTTAAAGCTTGAGGGGCTGATATAGGTGATGAGACCGATGTAGGCCTCATGTGTCTAGGAGTGGTTGCTGGCAACGGTTTGGTTGGAGGTGTAACGACTTTCTTTCTTGTCATGGACGAGTTTCTCTCCTTGTTCATTGGAGTTACCTAGAAACCAGAATGATATATTCAAATGGACTATATGTATCCAAAATTACTATACCTGAAAGGAGGTTACAAGTTCTACTCTTTACCTTTTGAGGTACATGCCGTGTATTCAACTTcgaattttcctttttcaccACGCTTGATTGTTTCAACACGTTTTTACTTTCTCGAGGTCTTTCCAAGATACGCTGAGAAACTTTCTGAGGCGTCTCTAACACAACCGACAATGCATCTTTACTAACATTCAACTCAGAGTTATCTACATCAACATTTGTTTCGTCCTTAGCTTCTTGAATTGCAGAGCTTCCCGACTCCACCGAAGCACCCATCTCCTCCTCTGAAGCAACATTTTCAACCAAATTATTCATACAAGCTCCTTGCTCATCCCCTTTGGATGATCTAGCATTACCATTTTTCTCCTCATCTGCAATCACGACATTTGTCAAAGCAGCCGCACATGCTTCTTCCTCTGCAATTCTTTCAACTAATCTCTCGTGACTGAACAAGCCGAATTCAGCCCCATTCTCAGATGAATTCTCACTATGATCTTCCTTGCTGGATAAACAAGGACTGGGGATAATAGGGCTCATCGAGTTCTCCTGCTCCATCTCCTCAGCTTTCTTAGCTGCGATCCTTTTGTAGTGAGCTTCGAAATAGGCCTTTTTCTGTGCCACCGATCCCGGTGTTGATAAGCTGCCAACTTCCTCCAAATACTTGTTGGGGGAGAAAGAAGACCATTTCTCCCACGAGAGTGCATCATTCTCAAACCTACCAAACGAAACTGAAACTTCCAATCTAGCACCAGATTTGGCAGAATCATCCATCTGTTTCACAACACAAGatctcaaattcaataaatcctCAAACCACACAAATAAGGCAAGCCCACAATTCTTGCAGTCACAAGATATTTCAAGCACCCACAGCTATGAATCCAACAAAACAACCTGGAATCTACACGAATTAAAAGGGCACCAATAAATAGGTCAAATCATCGACAGCTACCAACTAAGAACAAGAAAGACATGGTCTCTGTAATCATCCACAGCGTTTCTAAAGTATAAATAATTCTCCATTTCTGGATCTTCTAGAAAGTCCCAAAAGATAACCTTAAACCTTAATCAGCAGCACAGAAACAAGAGCATAAAAGGTTgaacataataatcagatcagCAAGTACAAAAGATGTGCTTTTTGCCTATAAATCTCTTTTAGAGTAAGATAAAGTTGAAAAGGTGTAACCTTTGACACTAATCTAAGCAAAAATGAACAGAAGATGAGATGGGCCTCAGTTAACGCctaaagaaacaagaaaaaatgcCACATTTCACCCAAAAGAAAGTAGAAAGCGTGCCAAATCAGAAAGAAAGGTTGGTTTCATGAGTGTTTACCTAAAGATTTGTGCAAAGAAAGGCTTGAAGAGAGTCAAATTGAAGATAATGATGACGGTGGTGTGTAGATAGAGATGGTTTCCGCAGGCCCACCAGAGAAAAGAGTGAAGTGCAGTAACAGTAGACAAGAAATAGAAGAAACGGGGATGGCACGTGCGAGATCCTCTCAATAATGGAGGAGAAGGTGGGGCACGTGTGGACCTTTGGATTTCAAAAGAATggtgaataattaatttatatcggatataattataaaaagtcTCAAAAATGATAGTAACTTATTAGATTGattctactatttattttttttttgcaaagaCAATGGATATTGCATTGCAAAAATATATCCTcaaactaataaattattactagtCAAGTAGTCAACCAACCTTAACTAGCAATTTCAAAATACAAGGTCTTGCTAGTCAACCAACCTTAACTAGCAATTTCAAAATTCCTATTAAGACATGTAAAGTTTCATCAATAattcattatataaattatcataatttccTACGACTactttgataaaataaaaaaaaaatccttcgAAATCATGTATGATGACTAATGAGCAATTAGTACTCCAATATATTGCAATTTGGGCTTCGTCATTGGATTCATAGCACTTACATCTCTATCGATGCAGGCCCAATTTTAATGTCACGCTAAGCTTTTTGATAAACCATTGGGCTATAACCCAGCCACATATTTTTTCAGTCAAAATGAACAAATACACCATACTTACATACAATTATACAAACGCACATTCGGTCGATTATTGGTTAATCAATTAAGTAATCGGTTTAATTCCAGTTAGCTGTGATTCGGTTAACTAGTTAGTTCGTCTCAATTAAGCAGGCCCCTAGTTCGCACTTTTTATTGAATCCATTCGAATATGCTCGATATttgatttcatcaattttaatgGCATGTACAAACCAacaacattaatataaatatgacattGCTTTTTGAAACAAGTAAATAAGACATTGCTAAAAACAACACACATTTAATGGCACAACACGCAAAGTTATGTTATAGTAGTACCTAAGACTTGAATGAATCTCATTATCACTagttatttaaagtaattttcAAAACAATGAGTTGCCTTCTTCTCTCCTCCTCCAATGCTCAAAAGCTACTCAATCTCATACAAGTGGATACACATAATACCTATTTAGGAATCGAGTTGCCTTCTTCTTATCAACACTAATCAATAGctatcatttcatttctttgcTAGTATATAAGGTTTAACATTGTCTCAAAATGTTTTGTCATAAAACCAGAATCAAATCCATCTACCTTACTCCCACAAAATCATCATGAAAATCCAATATATTTTCTTGCTACATTTCCTCTTGGCCTTGCTACATTTCACGGGCCTAATCAAATCCGACCCCGAACCACTAAACGACTATTGTGTAGCCGAAACCaaaaatcaacacaatattTTCCTAAATAGTGTACCATGCATTAACCCCAATCACACTCTAGCCTCTCATTTCTCCACGTCAGCATTGTCCGAACCCGGTAGCATGAACCAATTTGACTTCAATGTTACACTAAGCAATGTCAACAATTTACCCGGTCTCAACACCCTAGGCCTAACCATGGCACGTGTGGACATCGCGGCCAATGGTCTCGTGCCACCTCATTCTCACCCTAGGGCTTCAGAAGTCACCATTTTGCTAGAGGGCTCTCTCTTGGTCGGATTCGTCGACACTTCAAATAAGCTCTACACACAACGCTTGCGACCCGGTGACTCTTTCGTGTTTCCTAAAGGTTTGATTCATTTCTTGTACAACACGGGGATATCGAGCCCGGCCTTGGCTGTGTCAGGGCTGAGCAGTCAGAATCCGGGCGCGCAAGTCTCATCACTTGCCTCGTTCGCC
This window contains:
- the LOC125207999 gene encoding germin-like protein subfamily 1 member 1, which produces MKIQYIFLLHFLLALLHFTGLIKSDPEPLNDYCVAETKNQHNIFLNSVPCINPNHTLASHFSTSALSEPGSMNQFDFNVTLSNVNNLPGLNTLGLTMARVDIAANGLVPPHSHPRASEVTILLEGSLLVGFVDTSNKLYTQRLRPGDSFVFPKGLIHFLYNTGISSPALAVSGLSSQNPGAQVSSLASFASHPGMPDDVLRKGFKMNGQDVARIRRNLGG
- the LOC125206020 gene encoding protein WVD2-like 7, translated to MDDSAKSGARLEVSVSFGRFENDALSWEKWSSFSPNKYLEEVGSLSTPGSVAQKKAYFEAHYKRIAAKKAEEMEQENSMSPIIPSPCLSSKEDHSENSSENGAEFGLFSHERLVERIAEEEACAAALTNVVIADEEKNGNARSSKGDEQGACMNNLVENVASEEEMGASVESGSSAIQEAKDETNVDVDNSELNVSKDALSVVLETPQKVSQRILERPRESKNVLKQSSVVKKENSKLNTRHVPQKVTPMNKERNSSMTRKKVVTPPTKPLPATTPRHMRPTSVSSPISAPQALKKKVNHSAPPKTKSSQVGQSKKVAPTSLHMSLSLGPAESLGAIPMTRKSLIMESMGDKDIVRRAFKTFQNRTNGFSTDEKPTTVKHASSTAREPKTSSYRTPTKGNEGLRKEAEKRTSHMIQSGTRSNPLSTGLHKSIALDKKSPATPSPAAGLKSDDKAAKRKEFLKKLGEKSIARESEKAQLAAKSKVGVENGMRQKPITTR